A region of Vibrio porteresiae DSM 19223 DNA encodes the following proteins:
- the argE gene encoding acetylornithine deacetylase, with translation MNNVELLQQLIRFPTVSSESNLDLIHYVAHLLEEKGIQAQVIQDPVQAKAALFATVGDPMVPGILLSGHSDVVPVEGQAWSVDPFSATLVEDKLFGRGACDMKGFIAVALNLMLSLADKPLARPVHLAVSFDEELGCLGVKDMLLHLQHLKVEPLLCIVGEPTEMSIALGHKGKAAYRVHCCGEEAHSSRAPLSVNAIYLACDFIAKLRELQQQFKVRGARDDEYDIPYSTVHVGKIEGGKAINIVPQSCQFDFEIRHLAQDDLDKELTTLFSQAQHIVEAARAELPASRAEIQFTCMSRYPGLNTDASHHAIQRLKKWSADDAKFIRVAFGTEGGLFSQALNAPVVVCGPGSIEQAHKPDEFVALSQLHDCEQVLTQFIYDICQ, from the coding sequence ATGAACAATGTCGAACTGCTGCAACAGCTCATCCGTTTTCCTACGGTTTCTTCCGAATCCAATCTGGATCTTATTCACTATGTTGCTCATTTATTGGAAGAAAAAGGCATTCAAGCGCAGGTTATTCAAGATCCAGTTCAGGCGAAAGCGGCTTTGTTTGCCACCGTGGGTGACCCGATGGTTCCCGGAATTTTGCTGTCTGGACATTCAGACGTGGTGCCGGTTGAAGGGCAGGCTTGGAGTGTTGATCCTTTCTCTGCCACTCTTGTGGAAGATAAGCTCTTTGGCCGCGGTGCATGCGATATGAAAGGGTTTATTGCGGTCGCGCTTAACCTAATGTTATCTCTGGCTGACAAGCCATTGGCGAGGCCGGTACATCTGGCGGTCAGTTTTGATGAAGAGCTTGGCTGTCTGGGTGTCAAAGATATGCTGTTGCATTTGCAGCATCTAAAGGTTGAGCCGTTATTGTGCATTGTTGGTGAGCCCACCGAGATGAGCATCGCATTGGGACATAAAGGAAAAGCGGCTTACCGCGTGCACTGCTGCGGTGAAGAAGCCCATTCGTCGCGAGCTCCGCTCTCGGTCAATGCGATTTATCTGGCCTGCGATTTCATCGCCAAGTTAAGAGAACTGCAGCAACAATTTAAAGTGCGTGGAGCAAGAGATGATGAGTACGACATTCCTTATTCGACTGTACACGTCGGTAAAATAGAGGGCGGTAAAGCCATCAACATTGTTCCGCAGTCCTGTCAGTTCGATTTTGAAATCCGTCACTTAGCTCAAGATGATCTGGATAAAGAGTTAACCACGCTTTTTAGTCAAGCTCAGCACATTGTCGAGGCCGCGCGTGCAGAGTTACCCGCTAGCCGAGCTGAGATTCAATTTACCTGCATGAGCCGCTATCCAGGGTTAAATACCGATGCCAGTCACCATGCTATTCAGCGCCTTAAAAAATGGTCGGCAGATGATGCAAAATTTATTCGCGTTGCGTTTGGCACTGAGGGCGGGCTGTTTTCTCAGGCGCTTAACGCACCCGTTGTGGTGTGTGGTCCGGGGTCGATAGAACAAGCGCACAAGCCGGATGAGTTTGTCGCATTAAGCCAACTGCACGATTGTGAGCAGGTACTGACCCAATTTATTTACGATATTTGCCAATAA
- a CDS encoding metal ABC transporter permease → MTYHVIDAFIQFGFMRRSLVACLALSLSLTPLGVFLLLRRMSLIGDALSHAVLPGVAIGYLCAGMSLLAMGLGGFVAGLLVAMSSSWISNATRLHEDSTFAGLYLGSLALGVTLVSLRSSGVDLLHLLFGSLLAVDNESLLFIGVIATITILVLAFFYRAIVFESFNAAFFQARSKRFPTLVHAMFMALVVMNLVAGFQILGTLMTVGLMMLPAITARCWTNHLPSTMAIAAITGMVSSFIGLTWSWYQSVPAGPAIVLTATICFLLSIAFGKENGIFPIYRKQQH, encoded by the coding sequence ATGACTTACCACGTAATCGATGCCTTTATTCAATTTGGCTTTATGCGCCGATCTTTGGTCGCTTGCCTAGCTCTGTCTCTTAGCCTGACGCCACTTGGCGTATTTCTGTTACTGCGCCGCATGAGTCTTATCGGTGATGCCCTTTCCCATGCGGTATTACCTGGCGTTGCAATTGGTTATCTATGTGCTGGCATGTCTTTGCTCGCCATGGGATTAGGCGGCTTTGTTGCCGGCCTACTCGTCGCAATGAGTTCAAGTTGGATCAGTAATGCGACTAGGTTACATGAGGATTCTACCTTCGCGGGTCTCTATCTGGGTTCTCTCGCACTTGGGGTAACTCTGGTCTCTTTGCGCAGCTCCGGTGTTGATCTTCTACACCTGCTGTTTGGTTCGCTATTGGCTGTCGATAATGAGTCGTTGCTTTTTATTGGTGTGATCGCGACCATCACGATTCTCGTATTGGCCTTTTTCTATCGCGCCATCGTATTTGAATCGTTTAATGCGGCCTTTTTCCAAGCGCGCTCTAAGCGTTTTCCAACCTTAGTTCACGCGATGTTTATGGCACTGGTGGTGATGAACTTAGTGGCTGGATTTCAGATCCTTGGCACCTTGATGACTGTTGGATTAATGATGCTGCCAGCCATCACAGCTCGCTGCTGGACCAACCATTTACCTTCAACCATGGCGATTGCCGCCATTACCGGCATGGTGAGTTCATTTATTGGCCTGACATGGTCTTGGTATCAATCAGTACCGGCTGGGCCAGCCATCGTTTTAACTGCAACCATCTGCTTTTTGCTCTCGATTGCCTTTGGCAAAGAAAACGGCATTTTCCCGATTTATCGCAAACAACAACACTAA
- the garL gene encoding 2-dehydro-3-deoxyglucarate aldolase, producing MKNIFPNQARQKLKNCERMIGCWAAMTNPLTTELLGQVGFDWLLIDSEHAPNDINSLIHQLMALKDSDSAPFIRPTCNDKVEIKRLLDIGFYNFLIPFVCTKEEAENAVSYTRYPSAGVRGVSVAHRSNNWGFQSDYQQKINDNISVVVQIEDRTALENVEQILSVDGIDAVFVGPSDLAASLGHLGNAAHPEVFDSICHVIDAAKKAGKSCGILAPKQEDANRYLELGANFVAVGSDIGIFKSAAVQLKEKFL from the coding sequence ATGAAAAATATATTTCCAAATCAAGCAAGACAGAAACTGAAAAACTGTGAACGAATGATCGGCTGCTGGGCAGCGATGACTAACCCGCTGACGACTGAGCTACTGGGTCAAGTTGGCTTTGATTGGCTATTGATTGATAGTGAACATGCGCCTAATGATATCAACTCTCTTATTCATCAGTTGATGGCACTGAAAGACAGCGACTCTGCTCCTTTTATTCGCCCAACTTGCAACGATAAAGTTGAAATTAAACGCCTGCTCGATATCGGTTTTTATAATTTCCTCATTCCTTTCGTTTGCACGAAAGAAGAAGCAGAAAATGCGGTGAGCTATACACGTTATCCATCAGCAGGCGTGCGTGGTGTCAGTGTAGCGCACCGCTCCAATAACTGGGGATTCCAGTCTGATTACCAACAAAAAATCAATGACAACATCTCTGTAGTTGTGCAAATCGAAGACCGTACCGCGTTAGAAAATGTTGAACAGATTCTTTCTGTTGATGGCATTGATGCAGTCTTTGTTGGCCCATCAGACTTAGCTGCTTCACTTGGCCATCTAGGCAATGCAGCCCACCCAGAAGTGTTTGACAGTATTTGTCATGTTATTGATGCCGCTAAAAAAGCAGGCAAAAGCTGCGGCATTCTTGCCCCTAAACAAGAAGATGCTAACCGTTACCTTGAATTAGGTGCCAATTTCGTAGCGGTAGGTAGTGATATCGGTATCTTCAAGTCAGCCGCTGTTCAACTCAAAGAGAAGTTCCTATAA
- a CDS encoding metal ABC transporter ATP-binding protein has product MITLHNLTVGYQGKSLIQPISGQFESGSLTAIMGANGAGKSTLLKTLCGLLPPIAGELSFSRPRKELLSWLPQQSDIDRSFPITVSDVVAMGCWPHKGILSSINRIDMAKIANAMDHVGIIDLANYTINQLSGGQFQRMLFARLLVQDSPVMMMDEPFTGIDSQTQETLLNLICELHQQGKTIITVLHNPSIVESYFPDTLLINEQCSHWGKTQDVLNSCEIYNPSVRMELSFG; this is encoded by the coding sequence ATGATTACCTTACATAACCTCACTGTTGGCTATCAGGGAAAGAGTCTTATTCAACCTATTTCTGGGCAATTTGAGTCCGGTAGCCTCACTGCCATCATGGGTGCTAATGGCGCAGGGAAATCAACCCTGTTAAAAACCTTATGTGGATTGCTGCCACCAATTGCTGGCGAACTCTCTTTTAGTCGCCCACGCAAGGAGCTGCTCTCATGGCTACCTCAACAAAGCGATATCGACCGTAGTTTCCCTATCACGGTATCGGATGTGGTTGCGATGGGATGCTGGCCACACAAAGGTATCTTAAGTTCGATTAATCGCATTGACATGGCAAAAATTGCCAACGCGATGGATCATGTCGGCATTATTGATCTGGCTAACTACACCATCAATCAGCTTTCTGGCGGTCAGTTTCAGCGCATGCTGTTTGCCCGACTGCTGGTGCAAGACTCCCCTGTGATGATGATGGATGAGCCCTTCACTGGCATTGATAGTCAAACTCAAGAGACACTTCTCAATCTGATTTGCGAGCTGCATCAACAGGGAAAAACCATTATCACCGTGCTGCATAACCCAAGCATTGTGGAGTCTTATTTCCCTGACACACTGCTGATCAACGAACAATGTTCTCACTGGGGCAAGACCCAGGATGTCTTAAATAGCTGTGAAATTTATAACCCATCGGTTCGCATGGAACTGAGCTTCGGTTAA
- the garR gene encoding 2-hydroxy-3-oxopropionate reductase, whose protein sequence is MKIAFIGLGIMGKPMAKNLLKAGHELTVFDNNADAINELVNAGATGAESSKDAAKGNEVIVTMLPNSPHVKAALLGEGGAVEGAEKGATVIDMSSIAPLASREISYELAKFGVNYLDSPVSGGEPKAVDGTLAVMVGGDKALFDKYQSVISAMASSVTYVGEVGAGNVTKLANQVIVALNIAAMSEALTLAKKAGVDPRSVYQAIRGGLAGSTVLDAKAPMVLARNFEPGFRIDLHIKDLTNAMDTSHGVGSQLPLTSQVLEMMYSLREDGHGGCDHDALALYYEKLTNTKIAD, encoded by the coding sequence ATGAAAATCGCATTTATCGGCCTAGGTATCATGGGTAAACCTATGGCAAAAAATCTGCTTAAAGCAGGTCACGAACTGACTGTATTCGACAACAATGCAGACGCTATCAATGAACTTGTCAACGCTGGTGCAACTGGCGCTGAATCATCAAAAGATGCAGCTAAAGGTAACGAAGTGATCGTGACTATGTTACCAAACTCACCTCACGTAAAAGCGGCTTTGCTTGGTGAAGGTGGTGCGGTAGAAGGTGCTGAAAAAGGCGCTACCGTGATTGATATGAGTTCTATTGCTCCTCTTGCTAGCCGTGAAATCTCTTATGAGTTGGCAAAATTTGGTGTTAACTACCTCGATTCCCCAGTGTCTGGCGGCGAACCTAAAGCAGTTGACGGCACTCTTGCTGTGATGGTAGGTGGCGACAAAGCGCTGTTTGATAAATACCAATCCGTGATCAGTGCAATGGCCTCTTCTGTGACTTATGTCGGTGAAGTGGGTGCTGGTAACGTGACTAAGTTGGCTAACCAAGTGATTGTTGCTTTGAACATCGCAGCAATGAGTGAAGCACTGACTTTAGCGAAAAAAGCAGGCGTTGATCCTCGTAGCGTGTACCAAGCTATCCGCGGCGGTCTAGCTGGCTCTACCGTGTTGGATGCAAAAGCACCAATGGTATTGGCTCGTAACTTTGAACCTGGTTTCCGTATCGACTTACACATCAAAGACTTAACTAATGCTATGGACACTTCTCATGGGGTTGGTTCTCAACTTCCATTGACCAGCCAAGTGTTGGAAATGATGTATAGCCTTCGCGAAGATGGCCATGGTGGTTGTGACCACGATGCTTTGGCTCTCTACTACGAAAAACTCACTAACACAAAAATCGCTGACTAA
- a CDS encoding glycerate kinase, which produces MKIVIAPDSYKESMSAEHVAQHIESGFRQVFPTAEYVRVPMADGGEGSLDAIKASLQGQEVTLTVKDAYFNDRPASYFLEADGKTALIEIAKICGIEQTTPEQRAPGRATTYGVGQTIADALNKGVEHIVLFIGGSATNDAGAGMVQALGAQLLNQQNQELPVGCLALADLAHIDLSRFDARIKQVAFEVACDVDNRLLGPQGATYIFGPQKGVQPDQLQQFDDCLRQFANVIEKDLNLDAPSIRGGGAAGGLGAGLAVFCQAELRNGFDIISDLVGLRSQIKDADLVLTGEGRIDSQSARGKVPCGVGNLAFEYSVPVIGIAGSVAHDLDEVYQQGVNAVFSILNKPMTLAEAFKNCEENLINTSKNIALVIKSAALVK; this is translated from the coding sequence ATGAAAATTGTTATTGCGCCCGACTCTTACAAAGAGAGCATGTCTGCTGAGCATGTTGCGCAGCACATTGAAAGTGGCTTTAGACAGGTATTTCCTACTGCAGAATATGTTCGAGTGCCGATGGCCGATGGTGGCGAAGGTTCTCTCGATGCAATCAAAGCGTCTTTGCAAGGTCAAGAAGTGACCTTGACGGTAAAAGATGCTTACTTTAATGACCGCCCAGCGAGCTATTTCCTTGAAGCTGACGGTAAAACAGCCCTTATCGAAATCGCTAAGATTTGTGGCATTGAACAAACGACTCCAGAGCAACGTGCCCCAGGGCGTGCAACCACTTATGGTGTCGGCCAAACCATCGCCGATGCGTTGAACAAAGGGGTTGAACATATTGTGCTGTTCATTGGTGGTAGTGCCACAAATGATGCCGGTGCAGGTATGGTTCAAGCGCTGGGTGCCCAACTTTTAAATCAACAAAACCAAGAGTTACCTGTTGGCTGCTTAGCCCTAGCTGACTTAGCTCATATTGATTTGAGTCGTTTTGATGCCCGCATTAAACAAGTGGCCTTTGAAGTGGCCTGTGATGTGGATAACCGCCTTTTAGGACCTCAAGGGGCAACCTATATTTTTGGCCCACAAAAAGGGGTTCAACCCGATCAACTGCAACAGTTTGATGACTGCTTACGTCAGTTTGCCAATGTGATTGAGAAAGACCTCAACCTAGATGCGCCCAGCATTCGTGGGGGAGGAGCGGCTGGCGGTTTAGGTGCTGGATTAGCGGTGTTCTGCCAAGCAGAACTGCGTAATGGCTTTGACATCATCAGTGATCTTGTTGGTCTGCGTTCTCAAATCAAAGATGCCGATTTGGTGCTGACTGGCGAAGGCCGGATCGATAGCCAAAGTGCTCGTGGCAAAGTGCCTTGTGGTGTGGGCAATTTGGCGTTTGAGTACAGCGTTCCTGTCATTGGGATTGCAGGCAGCGTGGCTCACGATCTTGATGAAGTTTACCAGCAAGGGGTGAATGCCGTTTTTTCCATATTGAATAAGCCGATGACTTTAGCAGAGGCGTTCAAGAACTGTGAAGAAAACTTAATTAATACAAGTAAAAACATAGCGTTAGTAATTAAAAGCGCAGCTCTAGTGAAGTAA
- a CDS encoding 2-hydroxyacid dehydrogenase, translating into MVILYYSEPKRGAHWQQQIKAAFPNIEFRLWPDHGDLNEITALVVWQLKPELLAQLPNLEVIFTVSAGVDQIPTEYVPKNVTLVRMINTDLEQQLTEYACMGVLNIYRGLPLFNAQQRNHLWKPWYCKPANQFNVGVMGLGQQGKAVLRGLQQFHFNCKGWARSQHNIEGVDCFAGAKELNTFLSDLDVLICLLPLTAETKGILNQDIFTDLPQGASLINMGRGEHVNEEDLIEALNSDQLSYALLDVACVEPLPEQHTFWSHPKVQLTPHIAGITRPEAGFISLKENIERWQKGLPLLGVVDLKQGY; encoded by the coding sequence ATGGTTATTCTTTATTACTCTGAGCCTAAGCGTGGAGCTCATTGGCAACAGCAAATCAAAGCGGCATTTCCTAATATTGAATTTAGGCTTTGGCCTGATCATGGCGATTTAAACGAGATTACTGCTTTGGTGGTATGGCAGCTCAAACCAGAATTGCTTGCTCAGCTTCCTAATTTGGAAGTGATTTTTACAGTTTCTGCTGGGGTGGATCAAATCCCAACTGAGTATGTACCCAAAAACGTTACTCTGGTCAGAATGATCAATACCGATTTGGAGCAGCAGCTAACTGAGTACGCTTGCATGGGGGTATTGAATATCTACCGTGGCCTACCTCTGTTTAATGCTCAGCAGCGAAATCATCTCTGGAAGCCGTGGTATTGCAAACCAGCGAACCAATTTAATGTCGGTGTGATGGGGCTAGGACAACAAGGGAAAGCCGTTCTACGCGGACTGCAACAGTTCCACTTTAACTGTAAAGGCTGGGCTCGCAGTCAGCACAACATAGAAGGTGTGGACTGCTTTGCTGGAGCGAAAGAGTTAAACACTTTTTTGAGTGACTTAGATGTACTGATTTGCTTGCTGCCTCTCACCGCAGAAACCAAAGGTATTTTAAACCAAGATATCTTTACGGATCTGCCACAGGGTGCATCTCTTATCAATATGGGCCGTGGCGAACATGTCAATGAAGAAGATCTTATTGAGGCATTAAACAGCGATCAACTCAGCTACGCGCTGCTCGATGTGGCTTGTGTTGAGCCCCTTCCTGAACAGCATACTTTCTGGTCGCATCCTAAAGTGCAACTTACTCCGCACATTGCTGGCATTACACGCCCAGAGGCTGGTTTTATCTCTCTCAAAGAGAATATTGAACGTTGGCAAAAGGGATTGCCACTGCTAGGCGTTGTGGACCTTAAGCAAGGTTATTAA
- a CDS encoding metal ABC transporter substrate-binding protein, translating to MKLWYTTALSVAIALSPSVFANTVNTVASFSVLGDIVQQVGGEHVKVSELVGPNGDPHTFEPSPKDSVLINKADVVFISGLGLEGWMDRLVTASGYKGDVVTASTGVKTRSMVEDGETITDPHAWNSAANGVIYARNVMNALIKADPADAKYFQTQGQAYIQKLEKLDSWAKGKFAGVANDKRKVMTSHDAFGYFGQEYGVQFLAPVGFSTEAEASAADVGKLIDQIKQEHIHTYFIENQTDPRLVKQIAAATGAKSGGELYPEALTDANGEAPTYAKAFEHNVNAIYNSMK from the coding sequence ATGAAACTTTGGTATACCACTGCACTGTCTGTTGCTATCGCGCTTAGCCCTTCTGTTTTTGCTAACACGGTAAATACCGTAGCAAGCTTCTCTGTGCTAGGCGATATTGTGCAACAAGTCGGTGGCGAACACGTAAAAGTCAGCGAACTGGTTGGTCCAAACGGCGACCCACACACGTTCGAACCATCACCTAAAGACAGCGTACTGATCAACAAAGCCGATGTGGTGTTTATTAGCGGTTTAGGTCTAGAAGGTTGGATGGATCGCTTGGTAACAGCTTCAGGCTACAAGGGTGACGTAGTGACAGCTTCAACAGGCGTTAAAACTCGTTCTATGGTGGAAGATGGCGAAACCATTACTGACCCACACGCATGGAACAGTGCAGCCAATGGTGTCATTTACGCGCGTAACGTAATGAACGCATTGATCAAAGCTGACCCTGCGGATGCGAAATACTTCCAAACTCAAGGCCAAGCTTACATTCAGAAACTAGAAAAACTGGATAGCTGGGCAAAAGGCAAATTCGCGGGTGTCGCTAACGACAAACGTAAAGTGATGACCAGTCATGATGCATTTGGCTATTTCGGCCAAGAATATGGCGTGCAATTTCTAGCACCTGTAGGCTTCTCAACCGAAGCAGAAGCCAGTGCAGCAGATGTCGGTAAACTGATTGACCAAATCAAACAAGAACATATCCACACTTACTTTATCGAAAACCAAACTGACCCACGTCTAGTTAAACAGATTGCGGCAGCCACTGGTGCTAAGTCAGGTGGCGAGCTTTATCCTGAAGCATTAACCGACGCTAACGGTGAAGCACCAACTTACGCAAAAGCATTCGAACACAACGTTAATGCTATTTATAACAGCATGAAGTAA